The following proteins are co-located in the Pseudarthrobacter siccitolerans genome:
- a CDS encoding 2'-5' RNA ligase family protein, with amino-acid sequence MPSSKVTAREGSRSTQAAGRPGNPQGDPAEDSGAAGHGPSRTEDISVGVILGFPPEVAEELQRWRASFGDPLADLVPAHITLVTTTPTQDWEATLEHVRDVARRQSPFMVTIAGTGTFRPVSPVVFINVKEGFEACVDLHEKLQQGPLQRELPFAYHPHVTIAHDVAPESLDEAETVLKSYRATFPVVSMGLYEHDADGIWQLREELDFGTETDNDAGTRFTDAAADTASETG; translated from the coding sequence ATGCCATCCAGCAAAGTCACCGCAAGGGAAGGCTCCCGCTCCACTCAGGCAGCGGGAAGGCCCGGTAACCCCCAAGGCGACCCAGCGGAGGACTCAGGTGCGGCCGGACACGGGCCGTCCCGGACGGAAGACATCAGCGTAGGGGTCATCCTGGGCTTCCCGCCGGAGGTGGCTGAGGAGCTGCAGCGCTGGCGTGCTTCCTTCGGTGATCCCCTCGCAGACCTGGTACCGGCACACATCACGCTGGTGACCACCACGCCTACGCAGGACTGGGAGGCCACCCTGGAACACGTGCGGGACGTCGCGCGCCGGCAAAGCCCTTTTATGGTCACCATCGCCGGCACCGGAACGTTCCGGCCCGTGTCGCCGGTGGTCTTCATCAACGTGAAGGAAGGCTTCGAGGCCTGCGTGGACCTGCACGAAAAGCTCCAGCAGGGTCCCCTCCAGCGGGAACTGCCCTTCGCCTACCACCCGCACGTCACCATCGCCCACGACGTCGCCCCGGAAAGCCTCGATGAAGCCGAAACGGTACTGAAAAGCTACAGAGCCACTTTCCCCGTGGTTAGCATGGGACTCTACGAGCACGATGCGGACGGCATCTGGCAGCTACGGGAAGAGCTGGATTTTGGGACCGAAACTGACAACGACGCCGGCACCCGATTCACGGACGCCGCCGCGGACACAGCATCCGAAACAGGCTGA
- a CDS encoding ABC transporter ATP-binding protein, translating into MKQQAVITAEGLTKKYGDVAAVDGISFSVAAGESFGLLGPNGAGKSTTMKMIGGVTSRTSGNLHIMGLDPDSHGPEVRAHLGVVPQQDNLDEELRVRDNLLVYGRYFGLLMSYLKPKADELLEFAQLTDKAKSKVDALSGGMKRRLTIARSLINEPRILLLDEPTTGVDPQARHILWDRLFRLKEQGVTLILTTHYMDEAEQLCDRLIVVDKGRIMAEGSPAQLIREHSTREVVELRFGSERNTTIAGELDGIGERLEVLPDRVLIYAHDGESALEQVASRGLRPLTSLVRRSSLEDVFLRLTGRSLVD; encoded by the coding sequence ATGAAGCAGCAGGCAGTGATAACGGCGGAAGGCCTGACCAAAAAGTACGGCGACGTGGCGGCCGTGGACGGAATTTCCTTCAGCGTCGCCGCGGGGGAATCCTTTGGCCTGCTGGGCCCCAACGGCGCCGGCAAGTCCACCACCATGAAGATGATCGGCGGGGTCACCAGCCGCACCTCCGGCAACCTCCACATCATGGGCCTTGACCCGGATTCGCACGGACCGGAAGTGCGCGCCCACCTGGGAGTGGTGCCACAGCAGGACAACCTGGACGAGGAACTCCGGGTCCGCGACAACCTCCTGGTGTACGGCCGGTACTTCGGCCTGCTCATGAGCTACCTCAAACCAAAGGCCGACGAACTGCTCGAATTCGCGCAGCTGACCGACAAAGCGAAGTCCAAGGTGGACGCACTGTCGGGCGGCATGAAGCGCCGGCTTACCATCGCCCGGTCGCTCATCAACGAACCGCGGATCCTGCTGCTGGACGAACCCACCACCGGCGTGGATCCGCAGGCCCGGCACATCCTCTGGGACCGCCTCTTCCGGCTCAAGGAGCAGGGCGTCACGCTGATCCTCACCACCCATTACATGGATGAGGCTGAGCAGCTCTGCGACCGGCTCATCGTAGTGGACAAGGGCCGCATCATGGCCGAGGGGTCACCGGCGCAGTTGATCCGGGAGCACTCCACGCGGGAGGTGGTGGAGCTGCGCTTCGGTTCCGAGCGGAACACCACCATCGCCGGCGAGCTGGACGGCATCGGGGAGCGGCTGGAGGTCCTGCCGGACCGTGTGCTGATCTACGCGCACGACGGCGAGTCCGCCTTGGAGCAGGTGGCGTCCCGCGGCCTGAGGCCACTGACATCGCTGGTCCGCAGGTCCTCGCTGGAAGACGTGTTCCTCCGCCTGACGGGCAGGAGCCTCGTTGACTGA
- the trpS gene encoding tryptophan--tRNA ligase → MTSQTFPAPKKRILSGAKPTADSLHLGNYIGAVRNWVDMQAEYDAVFFIPDLHAITVDFDPAELAKRTRIVAAQYIAAGIDPDKSIFFVQSHVPEHAQLAWALNCITGFGEASRMTQFKDKTQKSGADAATLGLFAYPTLMAADILLYQTDLVPVGEDQRQHLELTRNLAQRFNAKFGATFTVPEATIVKESAKIYDLQNPSAKMSKTGESPNGAIQLLEDPKIAAKRIKSAVTDAGTDIRFDQEEKPGISNLLTIYSSLTGKSVAELEAEYQGKMYGHLKVDLAEVVVEFVTPLRDRTNELMADPAELDRLLAHGAERARDIASVTLGQVYERMGFLPSFSLAGVR, encoded by the coding sequence ATGACTAGCCAGACTTTTCCTGCCCCCAAGAAGCGCATCCTCTCCGGTGCCAAGCCCACCGCGGACTCCCTGCACCTGGGTAACTACATCGGCGCCGTCCGCAACTGGGTGGACATGCAGGCCGAGTACGATGCTGTGTTCTTCATTCCGGACCTGCACGCCATCACCGTGGACTTTGACCCTGCCGAACTCGCAAAGCGGACGCGCATTGTGGCAGCCCAGTACATCGCAGCTGGCATTGACCCTGACAAGAGCATCTTCTTTGTCCAGTCCCACGTGCCCGAACACGCGCAGCTGGCCTGGGCGCTGAACTGCATCACCGGCTTCGGTGAAGCGTCCCGGATGACGCAGTTCAAGGACAAGACCCAGAAGTCCGGCGCCGACGCCGCCACCCTGGGACTGTTCGCGTACCCCACCCTGATGGCGGCGGACATCCTGCTGTACCAGACCGACCTCGTGCCCGTGGGGGAGGACCAGCGCCAGCACCTGGAGCTGACCCGGAACCTGGCCCAGCGGTTCAACGCGAAGTTCGGAGCCACCTTCACGGTCCCGGAAGCCACCATCGTGAAGGAAAGCGCCAAGATCTACGATCTCCAGAATCCCAGCGCCAAGATGTCCAAGACCGGCGAGTCTCCCAACGGGGCCATCCAGCTGCTCGAAGACCCCAAGATTGCGGCCAAGCGCATCAAGTCCGCCGTGACCGATGCCGGCACGGACATCCGGTTCGACCAGGAGGAAAAGCCGGGCATCTCGAACCTGCTGACCATCTACTCCTCCCTCACCGGCAAGTCGGTAGCGGAGCTCGAAGCCGAGTACCAGGGCAAGATGTACGGCCACCTCAAGGTGGACCTGGCGGAGGTGGTGGTGGAGTTCGTCACGCCGCTGCGCGACCGCACCAACGAGCTGATGGCGGACCCCGCGGAACTGGACCGGCTGCTGGCCCACGGCGCCGAGCGTGCCCGGGACATCGCATCCGTGACCCTTGGCCAGGTGTATGAGCGCATGGGCTTCCTCCCGTCCTTCTCCCTCGCAGGAGTCCGCTAG
- a CDS encoding exodeoxyribonuclease III, with protein sequence MSSALKKDHLRIASVNVNGLRAAFKNGMAAWLEPREVDILCLQEVRAPDAVVRQLLGEGWHILHAEAEAKGRAGVAIASREEPLETRNGIGDDYFAAAGRWVEADFRFADAAGHPVQLTVASAYVHSGEVGTPKQDDKFRFLDVMSTRLPELTKHSDHALVVGDLNVAHKPRDIRNSKANVRKAGHLPEERAYFDHFLGEEIGWQDVHRNLAGDVDGPYTWWSQRGKAFDNDTGWRIDYHLATPELASAAISAVVDRAASWDTRFSDHAPLVVDYQL encoded by the coding sequence GTGAGCTCGGCATTGAAGAAGGACCACCTTCGCATCGCATCCGTTAACGTCAACGGCCTTCGGGCTGCCTTCAAGAACGGTATGGCGGCGTGGCTGGAGCCGCGCGAAGTGGACATCCTCTGCCTCCAGGAAGTCCGCGCTCCCGACGCCGTCGTCCGGCAGTTGCTGGGCGAAGGCTGGCACATCCTGCACGCCGAGGCAGAAGCCAAAGGCCGGGCCGGCGTCGCCATCGCTTCACGCGAGGAACCGCTCGAAACCAGGAATGGCATCGGCGACGACTACTTCGCCGCGGCGGGCCGCTGGGTGGAAGCCGATTTCCGCTTCGCCGATGCAGCCGGACACCCTGTCCAGCTCACCGTCGCCAGCGCCTACGTCCACTCCGGCGAGGTAGGCACCCCCAAGCAGGATGACAAGTTCCGGTTCCTGGACGTGATGAGCACCCGCCTGCCTGAATTGACCAAGCACAGCGACCATGCCCTGGTGGTCGGCGACCTCAACGTGGCCCACAAACCCCGGGACATCCGGAACTCGAAGGCCAACGTCAGGAAGGCGGGCCACCTTCCGGAGGAACGGGCGTATTTCGACCACTTCCTCGGCGAGGAGATCGGCTGGCAGGACGTCCACCGCAACCTTGCCGGCGACGTTGACGGGCCCTACACCTGGTGGTCGCAGCGCGGAAAGGCGTTCGACAACGACACCGGCTGGCGGATCGACTACCACCTGGCCACCCCGGAACTGGCTTCTGCCGCGATCTCGGCGGTGGTTGACCGGGCAGCCTCGTGGGACACCCGCTTCTCCGACCATGCCCCGCTCGTAGTGGACTACCAGCTCTAA
- a CDS encoding sensor histidine kinase: MQRRFRGPPTAFIVVAVAVFQIVGTVFASARQPDHRPVDALAVALLLLGPAALSLRRRAPLVMLPVTAAAVGAYLAMGYAWGPIFLSLALAIVFSAAAGKRWQTWGVAGVCAAVLVAVSLQQGDEASLVRAFAATSWLAILVLLGEGVRLRTERVAERRRQHEAREQAARDEYRLTLARDIHDVVAHSLSLINVRASVALHLGEKDPEQFRPALLAIKTASKESLAEIRQLLGVLRDDAPLSPSPLTIGRVQELVDHARRAGIDVRLDLDLPVQTQLPGPVQEAAYRIVQESLTNVVRHSWARKAAVVLALETAGAAGAGNAGGLLSVTIDDDGAGATGVPEGNGVTGMRERAAGLGGTLEVTALRPGWRVRSVLPVPAGPWETAARP; this comes from the coding sequence ATGCAGCGCCGTTTCCGGGGACCGCCCACCGCCTTCATTGTTGTGGCAGTGGCCGTCTTCCAGATTGTCGGCACCGTTTTCGCCTCGGCGCGGCAGCCGGACCACCGTCCGGTGGATGCCCTCGCGGTCGCCCTGCTGCTTCTGGGGCCTGCGGCATTGTCCCTCCGTCGGCGTGCCCCGCTGGTCATGCTTCCCGTGACGGCGGCGGCCGTGGGCGCCTACCTGGCGATGGGGTACGCATGGGGTCCCATTTTCCTGTCACTGGCCCTCGCCATTGTGTTCTCGGCCGCCGCGGGCAAGCGCTGGCAGACGTGGGGCGTGGCCGGCGTGTGTGCGGCCGTGCTGGTGGCGGTGTCGCTTCAGCAGGGGGACGAAGCCTCGCTCGTCCGGGCCTTTGCCGCAACGTCGTGGCTGGCAATCCTCGTGCTGCTGGGGGAGGGAGTCCGGCTTCGCACTGAGCGGGTGGCAGAAAGGAGGCGGCAGCACGAAGCCCGGGAGCAGGCAGCCCGCGACGAGTACCGGCTCACGCTGGCGCGGGACATACACGACGTCGTGGCGCATTCGCTCTCGCTCATCAACGTCCGTGCCTCCGTGGCCCTGCATCTCGGTGAGAAGGACCCGGAGCAGTTCCGTCCGGCCCTGCTGGCGATCAAGACAGCGAGCAAGGAATCCCTGGCTGAGATCCGGCAACTCCTGGGAGTCCTCCGCGACGACGCCCCACTGAGTCCTTCGCCGCTGACCATCGGCCGGGTCCAGGAGCTCGTGGACCATGCACGCCGGGCCGGCATCGACGTCCGGCTGGACCTGGACCTTCCGGTCCAGACGCAGCTTCCCGGGCCCGTCCAGGAAGCTGCTTACCGGATCGTGCAGGAGTCCCTCACGAATGTGGTGCGCCACTCCTGGGCGCGGAAGGCCGCCGTCGTCCTGGCCCTGGAGACTGCCGGCGCGGCAGGCGCGGGCAATGCCGGCGGTCTGCTTTCCGTGACAATTGACGACGACGGCGCTGGCGCCACCGGGGTGCCCGAAGGGAACGGCGTGACGGGGATGCGGGAACGGGCGGCCGGCTTGGGCGGGACCCTTGAAGTCACGGCGCTCCGTCCTGGCTGGCGGGTCCGGTCTGTCCTGCCGGTGCCCGCCGGACCTTGGGAAACGGCGGCCCGCCCATGA
- a CDS encoding SHOCT domain-containing protein, with protein MLTSLSTVIGTAAAQVPAGVVAHGPWGDGGYWPLFLLFPLFWILVIGLLIFVGRRTWRGNHRWAAAQGGEGVLRERYARGEIDETEYRARLKVLRSDQPR; from the coding sequence ATGTTGACATCATTGAGCACCGTCATCGGTACCGCAGCCGCGCAAGTGCCGGCCGGCGTCGTCGCGCATGGACCGTGGGGCGACGGCGGCTACTGGCCGCTGTTCCTGCTGTTTCCGCTGTTCTGGATCCTGGTCATCGGGCTGTTGATTTTCGTAGGTCGTCGTACGTGGCGGGGGAACCACCGATGGGCCGCCGCCCAGGGCGGTGAAGGTGTCCTCCGGGAGCGCTATGCCCGCGGCGAGATCGACGAGACGGAATATAGGGCGCGGTTGAAAGTCTTGCGCTCTGATCAGCCGCGTTAG
- a CDS encoding YihY/virulence factor BrkB family protein: MELGKTRRSGGSFFATVMGTFQWLLARLNVFRPMRAFRHYTLQHGPLMSAGIGFNMFFSITGLLATGFSIAGLVLRGQPALLDTIIASVAQSAPGLLKVNGGEGLVDPQDLLNPEGLGLTALIGAVVTVITSLGWIAGLRDGVRGVMQLPPLVVNPVLMKLRDAGTLLLLGIALVISAGASLVFGTAAGWVTDFLRLDDAVAGPLTTSIKIAVPLVLSWVTALIMFRLAAGLKLSRRALLEGTILAAFGTTILQVFSTELLAGASRNPILAPFAIIIGLLIWFNLVSQVYLVSAGWAAVREADLAEQPTGHEKGTWGARQVQPGKVPVHAEQGAVAARRRGTARPKQR; the protein is encoded by the coding sequence ATGGAGCTGGGGAAGACCCGCCGCTCGGGCGGGAGCTTCTTCGCCACGGTGATGGGCACCTTCCAGTGGCTGCTGGCACGCCTTAACGTGTTCCGTCCCATGCGTGCCTTCCGGCACTACACGCTCCAGCACGGCCCGCTCATGAGCGCAGGCATCGGCTTCAACATGTTCTTCTCCATTACGGGCCTGCTGGCCACCGGCTTTTCCATCGCGGGCCTGGTGCTGCGCGGTCAGCCGGCGCTGCTGGACACTATCATCGCCAGCGTGGCCCAAAGCGCCCCGGGGCTCCTGAAGGTAAACGGCGGCGAAGGCCTGGTGGACCCGCAGGACCTGCTCAATCCGGAGGGGCTGGGCCTGACGGCCCTCATTGGCGCCGTGGTCACGGTCATCACGTCGCTGGGCTGGATCGCCGGCCTGCGCGACGGCGTCCGCGGCGTGATGCAGCTGCCGCCACTGGTGGTCAACCCGGTCCTGATGAAGCTGCGCGACGCCGGCACCCTGCTCCTGTTGGGCATCGCCCTGGTGATCAGCGCCGGAGCTTCACTGGTTTTTGGCACCGCCGCCGGCTGGGTCACGGACTTCCTGCGCCTCGACGACGCCGTGGCGGGTCCGCTGACCACGTCCATTAAGATTGCCGTCCCCCTGGTACTGAGCTGGGTCACGGCGCTCATTATGTTCCGGCTCGCCGCCGGACTCAAGCTCTCCCGGCGGGCCCTCCTCGAGGGCACCATCCTGGCTGCATTCGGCACCACCATCCTGCAGGTCTTCAGCACCGAGCTGCTGGCCGGCGCCAGCCGCAATCCCATCCTGGCGCCGTTCGCCATCATCATCGGCCTGCTGATCTGGTTCAACCTGGTCAGCCAGGTCTACCTCGTCTCAGCGGGCTGGGCCGCTGTCCGGGAGGCGGACCTGGCGGAACAGCCCACAGGGCACGAGAAGGGCACCTGGGGAGCGAGGCAGGTCCAGCCGGGCAAGGTACCTGTCCACGCGGAGCAGGGCGCTGTTGCTGCCCGGCGTCGAGGTACTGCCCGGCCAAAGCAGCGCTGA
- a CDS encoding response regulator encodes MIRILLADDQTLIRAGFRALLSAEPDMAVVAECGTGRDAVQLARLEHPDVALMDIRMPDGDGLEATRQIMAAKDLAGTRVIILTTFELDEYIAEAVRAGAAGFLVKDTEPEELLRAVRVVHDGDALLSPSVTRRIMAQLAMQPTAAAPSDVRLEQITEREREVLQLVGEGLNNAEIAQRLFITPLTAKTHVSRIMTKLLVRDRAQLVVLAYESGLVRPGWSN; translated from the coding sequence ATGATCCGCATCCTGCTGGCTGACGACCAGACCCTCATCAGGGCGGGTTTCCGGGCTCTGCTGAGCGCCGAGCCGGACATGGCTGTGGTGGCCGAGTGCGGAACCGGCCGGGACGCCGTGCAGCTTGCACGGCTGGAGCATCCCGACGTGGCGCTGATGGACATCCGGATGCCGGACGGGGACGGCCTGGAGGCCACCAGGCAGATCATGGCCGCGAAGGATCTGGCGGGAACCCGGGTGATTATCCTGACCACCTTCGAACTGGACGAGTACATTGCGGAGGCGGTGCGAGCCGGTGCCGCGGGGTTTTTGGTCAAGGACACGGAACCGGAAGAGCTGCTCCGGGCGGTGCGCGTGGTGCACGACGGCGATGCTTTGCTGTCACCGTCCGTCACCCGCCGCATCATGGCCCAGCTGGCCATGCAGCCGACGGCCGCGGCACCATCGGATGTCCGGTTGGAGCAGATCACAGAGCGGGAACGCGAGGTCCTGCAGTTGGTGGGTGAAGGCCTGAACAACGCAGAGATCGCCCAGCGGCTGTTCATCACGCCGCTCACCGCCAAGACGCATGTTTCGCGCATCATGACCAAGCTCCTGGTCCGTGACCGGGCCCAGTTGGTGGTCCTCGCCTACGAATCAGGCCTGGTGCGGCCGGGCTGGAGTAACTGA
- a CDS encoding ABC transporter permease, with product MSTGVPVKSAADEARARTFGALYSGNARAVISRGLLATKSTNWLVMLSGFFEPVLFLISMGVGLGAIVGPVQGPGGGVVSYAAYIAPALLAVSAMNGAVYDSTWNVFFKMNFAKLYQGMLYTSLGPLDVALGEIFLALLRGLLYALGFTAVMGVMGLITTPWALLMIPASVLIAFGFASIGMGITSFLKTFQQMDWINFIMLPMFLFSATFYPLSVYPQAIQWLIQAMPLWHGVELLRQISVGTFTTATPIHIGYYLVMTAAGTLLTTLRLRQLFLK from the coding sequence GTGAGTACCGGGGTGCCCGTGAAGAGCGCCGCTGACGAGGCCCGCGCCAGGACTTTCGGGGCGTTGTATTCGGGCAACGCCAGGGCTGTGATTTCGCGCGGACTGCTGGCGACGAAGAGCACCAACTGGCTGGTAATGCTCTCCGGATTCTTTGAACCCGTCCTGTTTTTGATCTCCATGGGAGTGGGGCTCGGGGCGATCGTGGGTCCGGTGCAGGGCCCCGGCGGCGGCGTCGTCAGCTATGCCGCGTACATCGCCCCGGCCCTGCTGGCCGTCTCCGCCATGAATGGTGCTGTCTACGACTCCACCTGGAACGTGTTCTTCAAGATGAACTTCGCGAAGCTCTACCAGGGCATGCTGTACACCTCGCTTGGCCCGCTCGATGTGGCACTGGGCGAGATCTTTCTGGCCCTGCTGCGCGGGCTCCTCTACGCCCTGGGCTTCACGGCAGTGATGGGTGTGATGGGGCTGATCACCACCCCATGGGCTCTCCTGATGATCCCCGCCTCGGTGCTGATCGCGTTCGGGTTTGCCAGCATCGGGATGGGCATCACCAGCTTCCTGAAGACGTTCCAGCAGATGGACTGGATCAACTTCATCATGCTGCCCATGTTCCTGTTCAGTGCCACGTTCTACCCGCTGAGCGTGTACCCGCAGGCCATCCAGTGGCTCATCCAGGCCATGCCGCTGTGGCACGGCGTGGAACTGCTGCGGCAGATCAGCGTGGGCACGTTCACGACGGCCACGCCCATCCACATCGGCTACTACCTGGTGATGACGGCGGCCGGCACGCTGCTCACCACCCTGCGGCTGCGCCAGCTCTTCCTCAAGTGA
- a CDS encoding ABC transporter permease: MTGAPARRLPVAHGPAVAAAKARRWGSFYYAEHVLRVMKGYSWSLVMYSVGHPVAYLFAMGVGLATLVDAHGAGAFGGVGYVTFVAPALLVSAAVMTAANEFTFPVMGGFKWRRTYYGPHASPLTPQQIAAGHIMAVSLRFLLQSAIYFAAVALFGAAPGGLGWVTILVATLAALSFGLPLMAYSASITEDKGQFALVMRFIVMPLFLFSGTFFPLDSLPLAVRWIGWISPIWHGTELGRVFSYGYQEPALLTLLHAAVLVGLAVVGWFLTRRQFALRMGR, encoded by the coding sequence TTGACGGGCGCACCCGCCCGCAGGCTTCCCGTCGCCCATGGCCCTGCCGTAGCAGCGGCGAAGGCGCGGCGGTGGGGCTCTTTCTACTACGCGGAGCATGTGCTCCGGGTGATGAAGGGGTACAGCTGGTCCCTGGTGATGTACAGCGTGGGCCACCCCGTGGCGTACCTGTTCGCCATGGGCGTTGGCCTTGCCACCCTCGTTGATGCGCACGGCGCGGGAGCCTTCGGGGGAGTGGGGTACGTGACGTTCGTGGCGCCCGCCCTGCTGGTTTCCGCGGCGGTGATGACCGCAGCCAACGAATTCACGTTCCCGGTGATGGGCGGCTTCAAATGGCGCCGGACCTACTACGGCCCGCACGCCTCGCCGCTGACGCCCCAACAGATCGCGGCCGGGCACATCATGGCGGTGAGCCTGCGGTTCCTGCTGCAGTCGGCCATTTATTTTGCTGCTGTGGCCCTTTTTGGTGCCGCGCCCGGCGGGTTGGGGTGGGTGACCATCCTGGTGGCCACGCTGGCGGCGCTTTCCTTTGGTTTGCCGCTGATGGCCTATTCGGCTTCGATCACCGAGGACAAGGGCCAGTTCGCGCTGGTGATGCGGTTCATCGTGATGCCGCTGTTCCTGTTCTCGGGAACTTTCTTTCCGCTGGACTCGCTGCCGCTGGCGGTCCGGTGGATTGGCTGGATTTCCCCGATCTGGCACGGCACTGAACTGGGGCGCGTCTTCAGCTACGGGTACCAGGAACCGGCGTTGCTGACCCTCCTGCATGCCGCGGTGCTGGTGGGCCTGGCGGTGGTGGGCTGGTTCCTCACCCGCCGCCAGTTTGCGTTGAGGATGGGCCGGTGA